Below is a window of Gimesia chilikensis DNA.
TGGACTGGGGGCTTGCCCAGTCGACGTCTGGATTCCGTAAATCAGAAAGCATTATCACGACTTCGAGCATGGGTGGGACTCCCGCCTACATGGCACCGGAAATGGCGACTGGGCCTGTCGATAAGATCTCACCGCTGTCGGATATTTATCTGCTGGGGGCGATTCTGTATGAAATTCTGACAGGGCGCCCGCCGCATACCGGCAAAACCGCCATGAAGTGTCTGATGGCGGCCGCCAAGAACGAAATCGTGCCGACTGAGAAAACCGGTGAGCTGGTTGACATCGCGATGAAGGCGATGGCCCTGAGACAGGAAGACCGCTACCAGAGCGTGCAGGAACTTCAGCAGGCCATTCTGCAGTATCAGTCGCACTCAGAGAGTATCTCACTGGCAACCCGCGCCGAAGAAGATTTGAAACAGGCCATCGATACCGAGAATTACGAAATGTTCTCGCGTGCCCTGTTTGGATTCCAGGAAGCCGTTTCCCTCTGGCCGGAAAACAAGACCGCCCGGGAGGGCGTCGAAAAGACAACCCTCTGTTATGCGAATACCGCGTATGCCAAGGGGGACTACGACCTCGCACTCTCCTTACTTAAGGAAGAAGAATCCGGACACGCCGACCTGATCGACTCGATCCGCGAAGCCCAGACAGAACGCGATGCGCGTCAGCAGCGTCTGAAAACCGCCAAGCGGGTGTTCGTAGGCATGCTGGCAACCGTGCTGGTCATTGTGACCGGTGCTTTCTTCTGGATTCGTGCGGAGGCCGAAAACGCACGAAAAGCTGAAAAAGTGGCTGCAGAAGAACGTGACAATGCCGTGAAAGCAAAAGAGAAAGAAACAATCGCATTGACACAGGCGATTGAGTCGGAAAAAGTCGCCATTGCGCAAAAAGAAGAGGCGGATAAAGCGCGCGAGAAAGAAGAAATTGCCCGTGAAGAGGCGGTCAAAAACCGGGAAGTTGCGATTCAGGAACGTGACCGGGCGAATGTCGAGCGAATTAAAGCAGAACAGGCCAAAGAAGCAGAAGAGTACGAGGCCTACATCGCCCGTATCGGACTGGCGGCTGCCAAGATTGATGAGAATGCCTTTGAAAGTGCAATCGAACTGCTCAAGGGATGTCCCGAACGTCTGCGAAACTGGGAGTGGGGTCGGTTGATGCATCTCTGTTCGCAGAGCAGCCGGACTTACGACGCCAAGGCGCCAGTGGACTCTCTGGCGTTGTCGCAGGACAATACACAGTATGTCACAGGGAGCCGCGATGGCTTTGCCCGGCTCTGGGATCGTGCAACCGGGCAGATTCTGGCGACCTTCGATCATAAAAATCACCCGGTGCTGGCGGCTGCGATCAGCCCGGATGGGAAAATTCTGGCGACCGGCAGTGAAGACCCGAACGGTTACATCAAGCTCTGGGATCTGGAAACACATCTGCCGATCGCTCGCAAGTTTGAAGACCCGAGTCAGAGCGCACCATTCGACCGGGGACACACCGAAGGCATTCTGAGCATCAGCTTCTCCAAAGACGGAGAGCGTCTGCTGACCAGTTCGTATGATAAGACGGCCCGCTTGTGGGACGTCGACTCGGGTCAACAGATCCGACGCTTCTGGGGACACAACTGGTGGGTCTGGGATGCGAATTTCTCATCCGATGAACGGCGAATTGTCACTGCCAGCCAGGACGGAACCGCCGTGATCTGGTCGGTCGAAACGGGAGAAAAAGGCGCACCCTTCACCGGACACCAGGGGCCGATCTATTCCGCTCATTTTTCACCTGATCCACAGAGCACGCATGTCGTAACCAGCGGTTATGACCGCCGGGTTCTACTCTGGAAACCGGAAGATATTGTGCCCTTCGATTTCTCGAAAATCGTCTCTGGACAAAAAGTCAATGCGCCTCCCTACATCGCATTCGAAGGCCACCAGGATAGCGTGCAGTCAGCCGAATTCTCGCAGGATGGTTCGATGATCATCTCTGCCAGCCATGACAACACGGTGAAACTCTGGGACGTGGAAACGGTCAAAGCCATCAAGACCTTCCGCGGTCATGACAGCTGGGTCCAGGCCGCGACATTGCTGAACGATGGTAAGTGGATTCTTTCCGCGAGCCATGATGCACATACGAAATTGTGGAACATCGCCGGTTATGCCGAGATCCGCACACTGAAAGGCCGGGTTCTGGAGAAGCACGTCGATGCGGTTCTGGATGTCTCCTTCTCGAAAGATGGCAAACGACTGGTGACCGCCAGCCGCGATAAAACCGCCATCTCCTGGGATGTCGCGACCGGCACACCGGAAAAAGAATTTACTGAAGGTCATGCCTTCCTGGCTTCCAGCGCCGTCTTTCTGCCGGACCGGAAACGCCTGGCAACGGCCGCCGTGGATAACTCGGTTCGGATCTGGGACATTCAGACAGGAACCGAACACAAACGCTTCGAACATACGGGACGGAGTGCCGCCATTGATGTTTCGGCCGATTCCCGACTGCTGCTGACCGGCAGTGATACAAAGACCGTGCGGATCTGGAACATTGAAACCGGTAAACTCATCCGGGAACTGCGGGGACATAAATCAGAGGTCAGTGCCGTCGCTTTTTCCGATGACATGCGCTACTGTGCCAGTGGAGACGCCCGTGGACGCTGCATGGTGTGGGAAGTTGCCAGCGGGAAACTGCTGCACCGCCTGGAAGGACATACGCGTCGGATTAACGGTCTGGCCTTCCTGCCGGATGGAAAAACACTGTTATCCGCCAGCGGTGATAATACCGTGGGTAACTGGGATATCACGACTGGTGAAGAGAACCAGCAAAAGATTTTGAAGCACCCCGATGCCATCATGTCGATGGACGTGTTTGATAACGGCACAAAGGCTGTCACCAGTTGTGCGGATGGACTGGTCCGGATCTGGAATTTATCTACGCCGGAAGTCGCCCAGACGATTCATCCTGCCAACGGGTTGATCAACTCCGTCAGTGTTTCTCATGACAACAAGCGTCTGTTAACTGCGAACGTGCAACAGCGGGTCATTCAAGTCTGGGCCCTGGAGACAGGAAAAGAACTGCAGGTTCCCGGTAACAATGGTCAATTACAACCATTCCTGGATTTCAAAGCCCGGGGTGGCATGCTCTGGACGGCGGTCTTCTCACCCTATCACGATTCCATTCTGACGGTCGGCGGTCGCGATGCCCGCCTCTGGAACGGAGTGACAGCTCAGCAGTTGATGGCCTTTCACCCGCATGGCGTGGTCGCCTCTGCTTCGTTTTCTCCAGACGGTAAATGGCTGGTGACCGGCAGCTGGGATAATTCCGCCAAGATCTGGAGTACCGAAACCGGACAGGCAGAAAAGAAACTGGAACAGAAACATACCGGCTATGTAAATACGGTTCGCTACTCACCCCAGGGGAATCGAATTGTGACCGCCAGCGATGACGGGACTTCGAAAATCTGGGATGCACAATCGGGCGAAATGCTGTTGAGCCTCGACCAACCCGGTACGCACGTGAAGAGCGCCGTCTTCTCTCCCGATGGAAAGAAGGTTGTGACCGCCTCCGATGACAAAACCCTGGTGATGTGGGATGCTCAGACAGGCAAGAAACTGTCTACCTTCAAGGGGCACGACTGGCCCGTACTGGAAGTCGCATTTTCACACGATGGTACGCGGCTGATCTCCGGCTCCGAAGATAATACGGCGATTATCTGGGATATCGCGACGCAGGAGAAAAAGGTACTGGCCGGGCATACGGCGTCGGTGGAATCGGTCGTCTTTTCGCCGGATGATTCGCGGGCCTTCACAGCCAGCGACGATGGTACCGCCAAGCTGTGGGATACGAAATCGGGTAAGGAAATCCTGACCCTGAGCAGCCACTCGCAGGGTGTGACCTCGGTCGATTTTTCTCCCGATGGACGCTTTGTCGCAACAGGCAGCCAGGACGGACAGGCCATTTTGTGGCTGACCGTTGACTGGAAAGACAAAGCGGTCGCCCGCGTTGTCAGCCGTGATCCTTAAAAGTGGAAGTGCCCGTGCACTCCATAGTGCGGGCGGACATACCGTGGACGCGGACGGGGGCGGACATAGACCACCGAGGGTGATGTCACAACCGCCCGTTCCCGGACGATGACCGGCTCGGCAGTGGTACTCACGTAGTTGTGTTGCTGCATGTACTCGATCAGCTGGTCACTGAGTCCCTGCTGTTTGAGCATGATCAGCGTCTGAGGACTCAGATCAAAAGCACCGCCGCGACTGCGAATGGCGCCCATGATGACGGAATCGCTGACGCCGCTATGGGCCATCTGAATGACGTCGCTGTTATGGATCGCCCCGCGTGCCATGCGTTCGTGATTTGCCTGGGCAATGGCAACGTCGCGTTCTTCCCGGGCATCTTCGGCGTTGCCGATCAAACCGCCGGCGAGTCCACCGGTGGCAGCACCGATCAAGGCCCCTGCTCCGGCATCGCCGGAATTACTGCCGATAATCGCACCAGCCAGAGCACCGATTCCCGCGCCACTGGCCATGCCGGCTTCCGTATGGTTCCTGGCAGCGCAGCCTGACTGAACTAACAGGCCTGCGAAAATTAGAGTGATACCAGCCCGATACGATAACGCGTTCATTGATGTGAATCCTTCCACACAACACTTGCAGTTTTTACAATCCCTGAACAGTTTCTCCACGCTGACGGGCAATCTTCGTCCCCTCAGTTAATATATCGGGATCGCTGGCTTCCATTATCAGATTTTCTGGGGGTTGCCTAGATGAATTTCTCAATAGTAAACTGCCGGGTGCAAGTTTATGATTTTCAGTGTCCCTAAGATGTTATTTACAGGGCTTTTAACGCTCTGCAGAAAAATCATGAAATAGCCACTTCACAAAATGACACATCCGGACGAACAATAGTTTCAATTCACGGACACATCAGCGCCCCGCCTGCTGACTGAATTACGGTTACCCTGGATACTCGAAAGTACAGGACGCATGCATTCAACAGATTCTGATCCCGTCACCATGGTTGTGACGGCCCACCCTGCCCCCGGAAATCAAAAGGAATGGGAGCAGACGCTGACGAACACCATCCAGGCTTCGCTGAAATTTCCCGGTCACCTGGGAACGACGGTCCTCAAACAGGAATCCCGCTCCCGGCCCACCTATCAGATCGTGCTCAGGTTTGACCGACTGGAGAATCTGGAACGCTGGAAGAATTCTCCCGAACGAGAACACTGGATCTCCCGCCTGCATGCGCTGGAACATCGTCCCCCGGTGATCACTCACAACACGGGGCTGGAAACCTGGTTTGAGTTTTCGCACCAGGATGAGCACCGCCCGCATCCCCCCAAATACAAGATGGCCATTATCATCTGGATCGCCGTCTATATCAGTATCATACCGATCATCAACCTGATTCGGCCCTATACCAGCGAACTGCATTTCCTGATCGGAAGCGCGATCACCACCTCGATTACAGTTCCGCTGATGACCTGGGTGATGATTCCCCTGTTAAGCTGGCTGCTCCAGAAATGGCTCTATCCGGAACCGAACCATTCCTGACAGCTACTTCGCTGGGGCTGCAGCGGGCTGCCAGTCGTAAACGCCGCGCTGTTCGACCGGGGGCAGATGCTCTTCCAGGATGAAATGCGGACGCGAATGCGAATTCACATAGGCGGCGATATCCAGGGCTTCCTGCTCGGTCAGATCGGTTTCCCCCGGAGGCATCGCCACTTTGAGCCAGGCTGCCAGCTTATCGTTTCTGCTCAGTCCCGCGCCGTCGTTATAGGAATCTTTGCCCCAGACTGGTGGTCCTTCGGATGTTCCCGCGCCTGATGCATCGTGACAGTCGGCACAGCGTGCTGCGTAGAGTTTCGCGCCCCGCCGTTCTTCAGCCAGTTCCGCCTGCAGACTGAGGGGCTGCACATGACGGGGACCGAGTGGCTTCTGGTGATTCATTTTGATCTCAGAGCCTGCGGAGAGCCAGGTGATATACGCGGTAATCGCCACGGATACTTTGCTGCCGAGGGGAGGACGAATCCCGTTCTGGCTGCGCATGAAACAGTTCAGCACTCGATCTTCGAGTGTGATCACCCGTTTTTCGCGGGGAGACCAGGCCGGGTAAGCGGAAGCCACTCCCAGAAAACTGGCGGCCTGCGGATTGGTCCCGTTCTCCAGATGACAGGAAGTGCAGTTGAGATTATTCCCGATATACTGTTTAGACAGCGGATGCTCGTGTGTGCGTGCGACGATCTCTTCCCCCAGCTTGACGATGGCTCCCAGTTCGCCGGGAGGGTATGCTTCCGGGATGAGTGATTTCTGTGGTTGCTCAGAAGTCTCCTGTGCAGACAGTGTCGTCAACACAATTAACAGGGCCAGTCCAGTAAGCGGTAGCGTCAGCCAGCGTCGTTGCATCGTCTTCTTTCCAAATTCGGTCATCTCTCACAGGGAGCAGCAGGCGCGTATCTTCCCTACTCTGTGCGTACGCTTGGGATTATACGCACAGAGAGACCGACAGAAGTGATTTTCTTCTGTTTTTTATTTCAGCGGGACATAGGCATAGCCGTCTGCCTGCAGGTTCACCAGAGATGTGAGTGCGGAGACCGCGACATCGGTAAACACGACCACCTGATCCGGCTGGCCCCCTTTGCCGACAAGTGACTGACCACAGACGTAGATCTCGACGCCTGCTTCATGCAGTTCGTGCAGGCAATCCAGATTCGGATTACTTTTCGTATTGAAGCGTTCCGCGTAGGCATCATCATTTAAGGCACAGAGCGTGGCATCGCCGTGCAGGACGACCGCGATTTTAGCTGCCGCAGGATCTTTCCCGGCCCCCTCGTAAATATTCACAAAGCGGGCCACTTTTTCGATGGAGGGGTTCAACTTGTCAGCAGGGCCTCCCTTGGTCAGGTCGACACAGATTTTACTCTGATCCCGTGGCTGCTGAGCTGCGTCTGGCAACTGGACGACCTTGCCATATTCCTTGATGCGGGGATGCTGGTATTCCAGCGGTGCAGGCTCTTTGACTGACGTAGAGACCGGGTGGTTCTTCATCGCCTCAGGGAATCCCCGTTTGACGAATTCCGAAACGGTCTTCGCATGTTGTTGAATGAGCTTTACAACGTAGGGGTTCTCTGAAGTCTCAATCACCCTCACACCTTTGGGTGTGTTTTCGGTAACCATTTTGATCTGTCTGGCATGCCGGAAGAGTTCGGCGAACAGAGGATCCCGCATCCGAATGGGTTGCTGTTTTTCAACCCGCTCTTTCATCCAGTAGACATGTTCGCGGATTTTCGCTGCCACCTGGGGATCATCGGATTCCGTCAATGTCTTGACGCCGTTAGGGAGCAACTGCACATCGCGACGAATTTTCTGATGATTCGTTAAGAGGTAACGGAAGTCGGCATGATCCCGGTCATGTGCCTGCGAATGACCATTTCCCTGACCCTGTCCGACTCCCGCGTGACCTCGTCCGTGTCCCTGCCCCCGCCCGGGACCTTTGCCGCGTCCCGGCCCCCGCTGTGCGAGTGCGGTTCCGGCGATGGCACAGACCAGCAGTAAGGCAACTGAATTCCGTAGATAGTT
It encodes the following:
- a CDS encoding protein kinase domain-containing protein; the protein is MNEFPDKEEQNEASADDDQSLRNDQTLPDSISDSDEAGSDIDQTIISDQWDSEALADEARDTSDATMSDDQFQTMEESDSENDTYEDLAGNDQTMVDTGVSDEINATIVDPDLSDLDRTITEEEHESWAGMQTVSENPNDQPEQGNDQTLIIDEPLDQSDIGATLVEDGSSPADIDATIVSDDVPPELVATMNDAWGPGMATIPEGPEMTIKAREVPLEELTNQTSLVIKKRDFSDKIKSEYLENAEYELLEVLGQGGMGVVYTARQTSIDRQVAVKMLKGKTAKNKDQRHKFLAEAVVTGELDHPNIVPIYDVGSNNSGALFYSMKKVEGRPWLKTIRKNSLGENLNILMKVADAVAFAHSRSVVHRDLKPENVMLGEFGEVLVMDWGLAQSTSGFRKSESIITTSSMGGTPAYMAPEMATGPVDKISPLSDIYLLGAILYEILTGRPPHTGKTAMKCLMAAAKNEIVPTEKTGELVDIAMKAMALRQEDRYQSVQELQQAILQYQSHSESISLATRAEEDLKQAIDTENYEMFSRALFGFQEAVSLWPENKTAREGVEKTTLCYANTAYAKGDYDLALSLLKEEESGHADLIDSIREAQTERDARQQRLKTAKRVFVGMLATVLVIVTGAFFWIRAEAENARKAEKVAAEERDNAVKAKEKETIALTQAIESEKVAIAQKEEADKAREKEEIAREEAVKNREVAIQERDRANVERIKAEQAKEAEEYEAYIARIGLAAAKIDENAFESAIELLKGCPERLRNWEWGRLMHLCSQSSRTYDAKAPVDSLALSQDNTQYVTGSRDGFARLWDRATGQILATFDHKNHPVLAAAISPDGKILATGSEDPNGYIKLWDLETHLPIARKFEDPSQSAPFDRGHTEGILSISFSKDGERLLTSSYDKTARLWDVDSGQQIRRFWGHNWWVWDANFSSDERRIVTASQDGTAVIWSVETGEKGAPFTGHQGPIYSAHFSPDPQSTHVVTSGYDRRVLLWKPEDIVPFDFSKIVSGQKVNAPPYIAFEGHQDSVQSAEFSQDGSMIISASHDNTVKLWDVETVKAIKTFRGHDSWVQAATLLNDGKWILSASHDAHTKLWNIAGYAEIRTLKGRVLEKHVDAVLDVSFSKDGKRLVTASRDKTAISWDVATGTPEKEFTEGHAFLASSAVFLPDRKRLATAAVDNSVRIWDIQTGTEHKRFEHTGRSAAIDVSADSRLLLTGSDTKTVRIWNIETGKLIRELRGHKSEVSAVAFSDDMRYCASGDARGRCMVWEVASGKLLHRLEGHTRRINGLAFLPDGKTLLSASGDNTVGNWDITTGEENQQKILKHPDAIMSMDVFDNGTKAVTSCADGLVRIWNLSTPEVAQTIHPANGLINSVSVSHDNKRLLTANVQQRVIQVWALETGKELQVPGNNGQLQPFLDFKARGGMLWTAVFSPYHDSILTVGGRDARLWNGVTAQQLMAFHPHGVVASASFSPDGKWLVTGSWDNSAKIWSTETGQAEKKLEQKHTGYVNTVRYSPQGNRIVTASDDGTSKIWDAQSGEMLLSLDQPGTHVKSAVFSPDGKKVVTASDDKTLVMWDAQTGKKLSTFKGHDWPVLEVAFSHDGTRLISGSEDNTAIIWDIATQEKKVLAGHTASVESVVFSPDDSRAFTASDDGTAKLWDTKSGKEILTLSSHSQGVTSVDFSPDGRFVATGSQDGQAILWLTVDWKDKAVARVVSRDP
- a CDS encoding glycine zipper domain-containing protein, producing the protein MNALSYRAGITLIFAGLLVQSGCAARNHTEAGMASGAGIGALAGAIIGSNSGDAGAGALIGAATGGLAGGLIGNAEDAREERDVAIAQANHERMARGAIHNSDVIQMAHSGVSDSVIMGAIRSRGGAFDLSPQTLIMLKQQGLSDQLIEYMQQHNYVSTTAEPVIVRERAVVTSPSVVYVRPRPRPRYVRPHYGVHGHFHF
- a CDS encoding antibiotic biosynthesis monooxygenase; this encodes MHSTDSDPVTMVVTAHPAPGNQKEWEQTLTNTIQASLKFPGHLGTTVLKQESRSRPTYQIVLRFDRLENLERWKNSPEREHWISRLHALEHRPPVITHNTGLETWFEFSHQDEHRPHPPKYKMAIIIWIAVYISIIPIINLIRPYTSELHFLIGSAITTSITVPLMTWVMIPLLSWLLQKWLYPEPNHS
- a CDS encoding c-type cytochrome gives rise to the protein MQRRWLTLPLTGLALLIVLTTLSAQETSEQPQKSLIPEAYPPGELGAIVKLGEEIVARTHEHPLSKQYIGNNLNCTSCHLENGTNPQAASFLGVASAYPAWSPREKRVITLEDRVLNCFMRSQNGIRPPLGSKVSVAITAYITWLSAGSEIKMNHQKPLGPRHVQPLSLQAELAEERRGAKLYAARCADCHDASGAGTSEGPPVWGKDSYNDGAGLSRNDKLAAWLKVAMPPGETDLTEQEALDIAAYVNSHSRPHFILEEHLPPVEQRGVYDWQPAAAPAK
- a CDS encoding DsrE family protein; this translates as MKKSNYLRNSVALLLVCAIAGTALAQRGPGRGKGPGRGQGHGRGHAGVGQGQGNGHSQAHDRDHADFRYLLTNHQKIRRDVQLLPNGVKTLTESDDPQVAAKIREHVYWMKERVEKQQPIRMRDPLFAELFRHARQIKMVTENTPKGVRVIETSENPYVVKLIQQHAKTVSEFVKRGFPEAMKNHPVSTSVKEPAPLEYQHPRIKEYGKVVQLPDAAQQPRDQSKICVDLTKGGPADKLNPSIEKVARFVNIYEGAGKDPAAAKIAVVLHGDATLCALNDDAYAERFNTKSNPNLDCLHELHEAGVEIYVCGQSLVGKGGQPDQVVVFTDVAVSALTSLVNLQADGYAYVPLK